DNA from Danaus plexippus chromosome 6, MEX_DaPlex, whole genome shotgun sequence:
TCTCTATTGAGCCATGGCACCAGTCTGTGGATCTGTGAATCGTTGTACCTAAAAAAACACGCCCAATAAGTATATCATCGTCATATAATAATCGTGAAGGTTATCGACCTGCCTGTAGAATTCCGGGGAACAGTCTCTGAAACGTCCGGTGAAATCCGGTAGCGGTCTGGCCCAGAGGTTGTATCTATATACTGAGCGCCTGAATGAGGCTGGTGAGCGTCTACGTAGTGGGGGTGCGGTGGACGAGGGGGCGGGAGCGGCGGGGGAGCGCGGGGAGGGGAACACGTCCGCCATTAACGGGTAATGCATCAGCAGTTGCTGGATAGCAATGGTCTCGCGTCGCGGTAGGGTAAGCGTCGTCCTGGAacattttttcaatgtttgaTCCTATTCCGCCCACTGTCTTGTAGGTTCTACATGAATTCTATTGACTTTATTGAACTTCGGAATTAGGTTATGGGTGGCAAACTCAGGAGATAAGACGGATAATAATTTGCAGTTGCATTAGACAGTCCACATACACTTCTTTATACCCATCCATGCTTTTCTATTCTTAGGACGATACTAACAGCaacagaatattttctttgcaatatttttttcttttagttcCTGATGTGtgattatatcataaaaaaaaatatttgataatattctcatttattatgtaatcataaaatataatcaattaatcaTGATTCAACAAGAAAgctggtataaaaaaaaaatgtgaatatcAACCAACTGTCAAAATAGTCCACTTTAATactaatatagatatttaaacattgtttatgaGAATTTTCTTAGgtcaaaaattaagataataaaaccagtaaaaaaaatcgccttaaatgcaatataaaatacattcttaaaaataattacacttCAGTAAAAAGTCTCTCCgggtattttcttaaaaaactgAATATGGGTTTTGACACTTCAAGCCACAGATTATGTTAACTGTTAAgtctatgatttatttatctcaataaaataaatccttttCCATTGTTTCATAGTGACTCATCACAAAACTGGCTTTTTATGATTGTTATatagataacattttaacCTTTGGGTTTAATTATGACACATctccaaaataaaaacattatattttggttttaCTAAAATCCAAACAACTTAGTGAAGTATAACTTCCAATTaactatatgaaatttttgttcataacAAATCATTTACCAAATACATGAATGATCCTATACACTTGACATATATTCTCATATCAATAATCGTCCAACATATACCTGTATCTAAATCTCCTTGTGGTTGTAAGATTGTCAATATCAATCCTCTCCGTAATTTCCTCTGTGTGGTGTTGCTCGACGGTATACTCATCATACTGGTGATTTGAGCGGACATTGTGTATGATTGATCTAAAGTTTTGTTTACACAGAGGACACACTGCCTTTACCTGTAATTgacataataatgttaatacagattatatattataagttatctGTATAGTATAATGCggttacaataaaacattgacAATAATAACAAGTCAATAGACTTACTTTGCTCCAGGTAAGTAGACATTTGAAACAGAATTCATGAAGACAGGTGTCAGTGAATGACTTGTTTCTGCATGTGCCGAGACATATCGCACAATTTGGTGGTGGGGAACCTCTACCCGACTCATTCCGAGGACTGCTGTCATCACTCTTCACACCGCTGGGATTAGCTCCCGAACTGTCGTCTTGAGCTGATGTTGACAGCGTGTCCATGATTACCAATATTGTATACCTACAAGATTGTGACTTTtagaaatttatcattttatactttatctaTACCTGTCATTGTatgtttacaaacaaataatcatCCTGTAAATTTTGCACAGATTCCTTCACTCCTTATActgtaatagaaaatatattgatcaCTAAGTATTGAACTCCGATTTCAGTATACAATCTGAATTTGAGTTcagaataaaattgtttgttgaaatttatattagcaAAAAGTaatgatttgattttatttattcactttTCAAATTGACAcctaaatgtaataaatttatatctacttttttaaactgtttataggtaatttaaaatgattttattaaagtcaagACTTTGCTGTTtagatatgtttaataattataattaataaatgtaattgaaaaaaaaagcaaatttttaaaacaagacaTAAAAATAGACTGTTTGTATTTGGCGTTTTGATATAAGAAgaatttcataaaagaaaactttgtcaatattaaaattatatttttaaagaactgAAATCTAACAAAGGGTTCCAATTTCAtggtattatgttttattaatacaactgGCAGGTTTTAATCAGACACAATTGTCAACAGTTAGTTTTAAATTCTCTCCAAACTCGAATCCATACCTGATTTACGTGttcaatgttaattttaaaagctcaATATATTACGTATATGCGTCTTTGGCCTTTTCTGTGTCAATAAGGATGCGCAGAAGGAACACTTAAAGATAAAGTTTTGCAAAATCCTTTATAGATTTTTCTGGATATATAGGCATTAATCCTAGCATTGCCTACTTAAACTCAATTTTGTCACCCACTGTGTCACGGAATCCTGACAAACAAGTGTTGTCAAGTTTAAACGATTAAATTGTTACCTTTCATAAGGAATGATTTATCCGGATATCAAAAAAAAGATAACCAAACATAGGTTCAATTGAAGCAATTGGCCATTTGCTACAGgtccatattattttttatttcaatctcgAACTGCGTGATGTATCTTAACACTAGACTCTGACATGAAACACTTCAACAGCGATGTCAGATAGTTGCCATAAAAATAGGTAATACATACCAATCCAGAAATAGTTTCAAAGTTGGTAAAATTGGTACAATAAATCTACTAGTATACcttgattattatttcagtgtgtattaaatatacatcaaaaatttcttgttttataatttgaactaTGTcacatttgaaattaattgtgccattattttaaaattatacgacAAAACACGgtttatataaacagtaaatatttatttcaaaatgcacaatgttgattttataagttttaatgaaattatatgactttatgaattaatttactcACAAATTTTGAATACTTAAGTTTCTTTAGGTGATACGTTttgtagtaaaaaattaatactaaaaaatactaaagaaacttttaagaTGTATAAtagatatgttaaaataaaaaaagcattttttgCATAATTGtacatttctaattttattattttgcttcAAAGTCTTGTtccaaagaatattttatgtcaaaaaggaatgttaattgtatttcaatgtttcaaGATAATACCTCGGGAAGTAGAGACGACTGCAAGGTGACTTTTTAAGACTTAAtacatgtttgtatttttatggCATTGAATCTCATGAATTTGGGATCACCTATTTGGAGACAGCGTAAAATTTAGAGTAAGCAAAGGTGTTTAGACAAGACTGTGATGCAAAGTAGTATGGCAATTTCTCCTTCTAGATTCTATGAGTCTGATTTAGATCGTTCAATTCGATTTACAGCTCGAAGAAGGATATGTCGCGTCTATGAAAGCGTGCTCATGTTCCAAcgagaaaaataaagtaaaatacggttaaaaactattatttttaatacctttataatattatttgtcatctGAAGGtatgtgatttattaatagtacAGTTGATGACTATAACATGCGCTAAGTTttgataattatgtaaatttcattaagtcatatgttttaatttatatgactaAGGAGTTAATTCGTTACAAAAcagaacttaaaaattaattcaggaATTTGTTGATTTCTTTGTCtaagtgttataaaaaagaaaaaactaagCCTTAGATACACAGAGGTAGGGATCAAGAATGGAACGTTATTGAGTTTTTAGTCACTTAGAGTCAGTCTTAAGTTATTGCACCGACTTCTCGATTGTTGGTATTCGATTTCGATTTTtcctaataaaacaaaaaaatattgaatgcaCAAATACGtgatattactattttatatttttttattttttttatattcatcagAACTCTTAGACGGCTAAAATAACGTTAAACCAAAAAGATTGTGGGATTTTCaaagtgtaataaaatcagaatcaaaagtatttaggtttttttataatccttaaaatttgcaaatattttgatatccctagtttaattttgtatttaaatattttgtttttaatttttggttATATAGAgcctgataaaatatttaaaacaccgTTAATCACTTTCTggcttaattattatacaataactataaataatataccaaaccatattattttaaatgaaaaagttgTAAATGCTTTTTTCAGTATTCTAATCATCTGAATCGACAGTAGATTTGACAATTGCGAATTAACTTCATATTAAGAAATGTCAAAgttgatagttttaaatattttctcctAATTAATTTGTCGATTTAATTCGAGATAAATAAGTGAGAGAAGCTTTTGAGGAAAATAATGGGAGTAATAAAGAAGGTGCTATTTACAATGCGGCTATTATCtcagatatatatttgatttcttggttatgtaatgttttgtagtggttatttattttgaacctTTATAACTTTCCCAAAACGTTCTTTGTGTTGTAGACTACGGGTCTTGTGGGTTTAGCAGTTGCTGCGAACCCACATCACACACTCGGATCTTTGTATGGGAAAATACTACGTACCATACAAAAGATGCCAGAAACATctgtatatagaaaatataccgAACAAATCGTCAAGGAGAGAGCCGCTGTGTTAAAGCAGGTGCATTACCACTTgcgaatattattatctaaaacaattttcttgttttgcTAATTTTATAAGGATTACTGTTGTTATGattattgttgtttaatttagtaaaagaTATTGAAGATTATACTTACAGTTTTGtattaaacagaatttttatataaaatgcaagGACCCTGCCTATTATATCTGTAAGATGTCCTGTGCAACTctcaaaatattcatatatatggtTTGATTCAGATTGGCCTAATATGAGACTCagtttatcatttaaagaCTTCAGATgtggttttaatttatgtaaagtatatttttaatatgcttATTTTCTAGACTAAGGATGTTTATGAAATTGAAACCAAAATCAACTGTGGGCAAGCTGAAGAACTTATCATCCAGGCAGAGAATGAGTTGAACTTGGCTCGTAAAATGTTAATCTGGAAGCCGTGGGAACCTCTTGTTGCTAAGCCACCAAAGGGCCAATGGGATTGGCCGCCGACCAAGTCATAAATACTTGAATGTTACATTGAATTAGTgcattatagaaatttaattctcaataaatactgttaattttcaataacatttttattcctgAAAAACACTTACAGAACAAAGgttccatttttttattatgtagtcAGCAACATAAAACTatacaattacaaaaaaaaatacacactgTATATTTCACAACATTTCCCATGTGTCACTACAATTACAAAACTactattctataaaaaaaaaacactgttCACATGAAATCTACAA
Protein-coding regions in this window:
- the LOC116778985 gene encoding NADH dehydrogenase [ubiquinone] 1 alpha subcomplex subunit 5, with amino-acid sequence MGVIKKTTGLVGLAVAANPHHTLGSLYGKILRTIQKMPETSVYRKYTEQIVKERAAVLKQTKDVYEIETKINCGQAEELIIQAENELNLARKMLIWKPWEPLVAKPPKGQWDWPPTKS